Part of the Serinus canaria isolate serCan28SL12 chromosome 1, serCan2020, whole genome shotgun sequence genome is shown below.
CAGTCGCTCCAGTAGAGTTGTGCTTCCCGTAGCCAAGAACTCCCAGGAGCTGTGCGGTGACTGTGGCCCGTAAGGACTGCAGCGGTTTAATCACTGTGGTGTGGtgtcccagcactcccagctaTGGCAGCCTCCTGCTGTGCATCACTCGGCCCAGTTTCCAGCAGGaaagtggcagcaggagcagatcccGTTGCTCATGGAGTGCCCCAACCCCTATGCCAGCCTCGAGTTCCCCCGGGTGCGCGTTACGGCACCGGTCTGTCCCAAGGGAagtgggagagctgctgcaagCTCCGAGCACAGGCAGTGAGTGgtggctcctcctgcctccccagaTATCCTGCCAGCTGTTCCCTGCTAGCTCAGAGAGCCTGTTTCAGCGTGCACTGCCTGTAAGCACAAGCTCCTTCAGAAGCTCTTCTGCTCTACCAATTGTGCAACCACCTTTGCCTTTCACCTGAAAATACCTGCCAGAAATTTCCCTCTGCTTGCTGACTGGACTCCCAGCTGCTACACGCCCCCTGAGACCAAGCTTTcatccttccctcttcctccttgctTCTGAGAACCTCTTTGTTGTGCCGTGTTTTCCCAACCATGCATTTTAAAGAAGTTGCACAAGCTGAGTCATATCTCAGGGCTATTGCTCACTGCATCCCCGAGCCTCCAGAAGCCTGGGGGTTGCTCTGCTCATGCCCAGTGCTCCATGGATGCTGGTCCTTGTCCAGATCCCTGTGCCACCAGTTCCTCTGCCACTCTCTGGACACCTCTGCAGGTGAGAGAGGCCACAGGAAAGGCCACCGTGTGCCATGCTGAGGAGGGCTGTGACAAAGCAAGCCTGCAAAAACACAggcagattattttctttccagctgtgATGCCAGACACCACCTTAAAATTCTCATGGGATTTAAAATGTAACAGCTTGTGCATCCATTATTTATACCCTAAGGGGAAGCTCTGGAGCACATTCCTCATCTAACTGTTGTACGTGTTTTCTAGAAACCCAGTCTAGCAGAAATCCAGGGCACCTCTTGGGAATAAATATCAACAGCACAGGCAACTCTTTGTATTACGGGAAATATCACCTTGTTTGGTTGGCACCTCATTTGACTTCCGTGGTGGGTGGGTCTTTAGCCAATTCATCAATACCCCTGCTTTCCAAATGGAGCAGAAACTGACAGGCAGTGATAAGAATTTCATTCCAAGCCCTCTTTCCTCTATACTTCCTCTGAGCTCTTCCTTTCCATGGAAGCTCCAACCAACCTTACTGCTCTCCTGGGGGGCTGGAAGTGCTCTTACCAGCATGGAAGCACCTCAGTACTCAGAGATCACTGTTCACCTCCAGGTCCTTCAGTACTGCACAGTTTAAAACTGTTCAATCCTTGAAGAGGCCAAGCTTCACCCTTCTGGGTAATTTTGCAAGACAGTAAAcctaaacaattttttttttttaaaattgcatttttcttatTCTCAAGTTGACTGTCCTTCACAGAGCTCATATGCTCTCTTTGGGTGTACTAAACCTGATTTGGGCACGCACAGCCCTTACCTACACTGTCCCTTCCCTGACAGAGCTGAGATCACATTGCCACAGGAACAGCCCTGACTTCCCTGTTTGTTGTGTAGTAACACAGGTGTTCAGTACAGAGAACACCTGGGACAATATCTGGTCTACTTGCAGCAGAAAATTCTTTATCCAGATAGATATGATCAAATTATTCTCTTCTGCTACTTCCAGAGAGGAAACAGGGTGCTGGGACAGCTTAATTTGTACCAAGGAACATTTATTGCATCTTCTTCCTTCTTGCTGTTCATGTTAGAAACTCAGACCTTTGTTATCCTTATTATTCTTTGTTTTGGAGAGGTTTCTAGTAGCTTGAAGgatttttgtgttaaaaaaaaaggggttaaTAACTTctaggagaagaaaaaaatatatttagactgattttacatttttaagggCTTTGATTGTTTTCTCTTTAGCCTGCATCTCTGTACATCCTAGAGGAATTGTACAGTGTACACTGTTTAGTGTGCAAAGATATGCACTCCTGCAAAAAATATCCTACCCAACACACTCATTTTGAATTAGTAATAGAAGAACATgagagaaaagggggaaaaacaggCTCTATTTGCACAAGAAAGCATTGTGTGTTCCTTACAGCAATATTTATTCTTCTGCAAGTTGAGAGAAACTGTGACTAGCAGATAATGCCACATTCATGTTTACTTTGGTTAAATAGAAACACAGGTTTTTGTTCCAAAACTcaagagctggcagcagcacagtaATTGCATACAGACTTTGAAGAGTTTGGGAACTATTTTTCACAGAGTCAGTGTTgttgaggctggaagggaccactggAGATCACCCAGCCCAAGCcctctgccaaggcagggtcaccttgAGATTACACAAGGAAATGTCCAAGTGGGGTTtaaatgtctccagagagggagaatccatgacctccctgggcagctgttccagtgctctggcCCATTAGCACAAAGAAGTTCTGCCTCATGCTGAGTGGAACTTTTTGTGGTTTAGTTTGTGGCCACTGCTCCTCATCCTGGCACTGGGCACCACAGAAAAGagcctggcaccatcctcttgcCACCCACCCTTGAGGTATCTGTACATACTGACAAGATCCCCACTCAGTCTTGTCTTCAACAACTTGGCTTTTTCATCATTTGATTCAGAAGAATGTCTTGGATCACCCACTAAGCAAGGATAAGTGTTCTCAGGAGAACTTAGCACAAAAAAGGATGGGAATGATGAGCTATTCCAGTGCTGAATGGATGCTAAGGAAAAATTTCAGTCATGATAACCTTTCCCGATAACCTTGATACATAAGAAAGCACATAAAACAGAAGCAATTTGTCTCCCTATCTTTCCCTCCTACCTTTCCCCCAGCTTCTTGGAATATATTGGACTACAGGCAAAATGAGTTTAGAGGCTCTTACTGTAGAGAGGCAAAAGCCAAGGTAACAGTGATCTCCACCCTGACCAACATCAGCATTCCAAGACTGTTAAGAGAGAGGTCTGCATAAAATCATCATCTGTAACTTAGAAAGTAACGTTATCTCTACTGGGCTGTGGTACAGTGTGAAATTATGGAAATGAACCACGAATTTCCCCTCACTGCGCTGGGGTTTGTGGCCTGGTGCTGCGGTCGATGGCTCGCCGCGCACGAGCAGCTTTCACACCCACAGGGAGACAAGCCTGCCGCGGTGCCCGTCAGGAGCCCGGGGAGTGCTGGCAGCCACAGGGAAGCGCCTGTGCCCCCTCAGGAACCGGGAGCAGCGCGGGAATTGGGACAGGCCGGAGCCGTCCGGAAGAGGGGCTGCGCGGCGTCCTTGCAGCCTTCCTGTATAGGAGAGAAAAACACCGTAATAAGGTGGCTCGTTGGTCTAGGGGTATGATTCTCGCTTAGGGTGCGAGAGGTCCCGGGTTCAAATCCCGGACGAGCCCaccttttcttatttattttttccttctccgCAGCAGCGGCGGCTTCCGCGCACAGCGAAGGGGCATGGAGAGCCACTCGTTCCTTTTTAGTGCAAGAAAAGGTTGAAGAACTTACCAAGGACCTGCCGCTCCTCTTCGTCTGGCACCGGGAGTCGCTACTCCCATTTTTCCCAGGCAGACCACCGCCTTTCTCCTCACCGAGACAGCGCTGCGGGGCCGCTCCTCGCCCCTCCGAGCGGCTGAGCCTCAGCACACGGTACCGGCTCGAGCGCCGTCCCCGCGTCCCCGGTCCCGCTCGTGGCGGCCCTGAGGCGCAAAAGAGCACAAGGGCCCCGCGGCAGCAAAATATAGGAAAGGGGCTTGCGCATCCCCATCCCAGCGGGCTCGTCCGGGATTTGAACCCGGGACCTCTCGCACCCGAAGCGAGAATCATACCCCTAGACCAACGAGCCGCTCTACATTTACTTTTCCAGCTTTGGACTTCACTATCGTCCCGCCTCCCCTGCCCACGCCACCACGGAAAGAGTTTGTGCGGGTCGGTCCTTGCCGACTACCCCCAGCGGCTATGCCCAGCGCTCCGGAACACACCGCTGTTCTCCCGAACTGCGGGGGCTGCGGCCATTTCTCCCTGCTCGCTCCTTCCGTCTCCTTTCCGAGGGTAATCCCTGGCAGCGCCCTTCCCCCGACCCTACGGTTCCGCTCGTTAGCGACGGCTCCGCGTGCCCGCCGGGGGGGCGGGGCAGTGGCCCGCGCCGCGCTCCGCTGCTTTCCCCCGCGCGGCCCTCACTCCCGTGCTCATCCGAAGAGCGCAGGAACAACCCAGCCTTCCCGTTCtcattcccactcccattcccactcccactCCCGCTCCGAGCGCGCGGTGGCGCTGGAAGCCGGGCGAGCTCGTTCCCAGGGGATGGGGAAGCGGACGAATGGGACAACCCAACGCCCCCCATCCCCCCCCAGCGGGTTTGGTTCGTCCCGGGACGCGCCGTGCGCTGCGCCCCCTGGCGGTGCGGAGGGGTCGCACCGGGTCCCCGCGTGTCCCGGGTGCGCTCGGACCCTCCCGGGCTGATCCACGGGCAGGACAAGCGCCCACGGGACCCACAGGCATCGCCTTGGGGTTCTGAGCCCACCTGGTTTGAATCCCGCTTGTCCCTGATGTGCTCTATCCTACTAATGCTTCCTGACGTCCTCATGTTTCCACGCCTCTGCATCCCAGACTTCTGTCAAAAAGTCCTACTCCTCCCTATTTTTCAGTAGTTCCTCtcatattaaatttaaattttgaagtCCTAATGTCAGTGGAattctcacctttttttttttttttcctgctgttacCAGTTCTGCCCATTCTTCCTCAGACTTCTTCATTTCTCCAGGAGGAAACAAAAGacagagatttttgttttgctttggttttattccaccatttatttattctgcttctCCCTCGGATTTCCTTTCCCATGCTCGGGACACACATACACGTTCTCTACACAGGCACACATATATCTGTATGTACAGTAAGGCACAACCACTCACACATCCAGATGGGACACTGTGCTGAGAGAAGAAACACGGGGCAGCCAGCGATTGCAGCCTGCCCTGGAATACAAGCTAGAGCAAGCAGATTAAAATGGATTCAAAGGCAACAGTGCTCCACAGCATGGCTCAAAAGGGTGTGGAGGTCGTGTCTGCCAACAAGCCCATGATAATTCAGGAAGGCAAGCGCTGCTGGCTCTCAGCAAGTGTGACCTTAGTCCACGTCACAGTATGGACGTTTTGTTCTGTGTGGCCAACACAGCTTCAGGCACTGCTGTCAAGAAAACTGGTCAAGCTGGGGTTTGACATCCACCTTCCCCCAAATATCCTCCAGATTTAAACTGTAGTGACTGCCAGCCCATGACTTTCAGTAGCCCAAGAGTGAATGCAAATCTAGTGCAGGGCATAAGTACTTTGGAGGGACTGGCTGCCTGAGCTTCACCAGTTCAGCCAGGCAATGCCACTGGAAATTCAGCCAGCTAAGACTTCTTTTTTGACCTGCACAAAATTAATTGGCTGTTTCCGGGAAGCTGGGATGCTTTCTATAATGAGTGGCTCTTGGTGGCCACACACCAGAAGTTTCAAAAGAGACTGGGTAGAGTTTGGAGGTGAGAAAGATTGATGGACAAGCAGCCCTTCTAAATCTGGACTGGAGCCCAGAGCCAGATAAGAGAACCTGCCCTATTGACCTACTCAGCACATCTTTTCTTTGCATACAATCTGCACTGTTGTCATTTTCCACCACACTAAAAGCACCCCAAAGCTGAAGCACACAGAACCTATCAGCCTACCACAGGTGGCCGTTTCACAGATTAGCCCCACTTcaaagggattttatttttatatttttatcattaatatatatttttatgatcAATGTTCTAGGAGTTTTCCCCATGTTCAGGGTTCACATTGTCTGCCATACAGAACATATGGAGAAAACAACTGTTTCCTATtgttaaaacattattttctgaagttttaaaaCCCAAAGTCCTTCAAAAGAAGCTACCAAAAAGGCACCGtacatgtatgtatgtatgtaacTGATGAACTTCATCTAAGACCAatgcaggggagaaaaaaaagacattttggaGCAGGATGAAGAAGCAGAATGACCGTGAGTGGTGGTGGCTGTTGTCTCCAGGACAGTGGGTATCAGGTCTCTCAGTCTCCAAATATCACCAAGAATCGCCAGCCAACAGCTGAGTTTTTAACCCTGAAAAGATTGCAAACAGTCTCCTGTTCCAGCTGTCCCAAAACATGATGGTGCAAAGCAGAGAGCCAGCAAGTGGCCACTCAGCTCTGTGATGAGTCTGGACCTCAGGGGATTTCTGcattctgctcctctcctgtcaCTGAAGGTTTTCCAGTAGCTTCCATCTCGATTGGGTTAGGTGGCTCTTATCCACATGTAAAGTCTCTTTTGCCCTGACTGGGTGTGTCCTtttgagagaggaaaataagtaaggaaataatgagaaataatcATGGGTCTAAGCAAAGACAATGCTGGGAAGTCCTGGGGGTTCTTTGGTGGTTTCGGTGCTAGGAGGCAAAGGTGAGATGCAGCCTGACCACAGGAAtccttccttcagctgctccttgccAAACCAAGGAAGCATTTGAAGAGGAGGTGGTTGAGGTGGGACAAGACACATCCTCAGGCATCTGTGGCTATGTCATCAGTGGTTACAGAACACACAAGAAGGTGCATGGAACAAGGCCTGCTTCAGCCAGGGGAAATCCTTTATTTCAGTGGCAAAGGCCCATGCTTGCATGCTTTCAGATCTGATCATGAAACTGGTGCGCCCTGGGTTTGCTGGCAAAGCTAACAAGCTAAACACATagggaatatatatatatatatatatatatatatatatatgtgcacatgtatacacacatgtgcacacatataaatatttatatgtaagGAGTCATATTGATAATAGTGTATACATGGTTACTGCTGGGGAAATGTGCATTTTACTGCAAGGACTTTGAGATTGCTTTCAAAACAGCAATGCAGGATGGTGCCTGGTGAGCAGAGCTTCTCCATTATATTGAATCTACAAGCAgctttgcttcttttccatCCTCTCTGTAACACCACCCAGAAGGGCTGGTTGTTTTGAGTACCCTGCTTCACAGTCTGCAGGCCTGAGATCTGAGGCTTCTGACATATGGGGAGCAGCAATTGATGTTGTGTTCTGTCACAGTTGCCATTTCTGCTAACAGCAAAGCCCTCAGGTGCCTCCGAAGCCATCATCACACTGTCCCATCTTACCTGTGTGTTACAGCTATGCTGTGCCCTGGTCCTGTGTGACAGACACTGAAGGCTCACTGGCAGTCCCTAATCCCACTGCATCCTGCAGTGGTTCAGGTGCCAGCGCTGTTTCTTCAGTGTCTGatgttctctgtgtgtctgtgctctcACTGCTCTCCTTTGTTTCAGCTTCagcttcctccttctccttgtcTCCCTTTCCTTGTTCACAGGCAgtgctttgctgctcttttccctggGGACTGTCACACATCTCATTGTTTCCAGAGGGAGGCTGAGGAGAGTTCTCCTCTCCTGGGCCATCATGACAcacttcctcctcctttgtATTCCCTGTGTTATTCTTGCAAGGAGCAATTTCCTCtgcctgtttttctcctttttccccatCTTCTGATCTACTGGATCCTCTCCTTGATGGGGGCTTCTCATCAGACTCTGCctgtttcttctgctctttgctCCCTTTTCCTTCATCCTCTGATCTGCTGGATCCCGTCCTTGATGCTGGCTTCTCATCAGACCCCGCctgtttcttttgctctttgctCCCTGTTTCCACCTCCTCTGTCTTGCCATTGGGCCCAAAGACCTCATCTTCCCTGGCACCATTTTCTGGAGAGGACAAGTTGACCCCTAGATCTTCCCCGTCTCCGTACTCGGACAGAGATCTTCGGAACCTCCGGGAGGGAGGCCGGCGCTTTATCGATCCTCGCGTCCGCACCtgggaggcaggaaaagcagacatTGAAGCAGTCAAGAGAGTGGTaatggaaagcaggaaagcacAACAGAGGAAAATGCCACTGGATGTACCAGCCTTTTCTGCTCTTGGCAGGTTGAGGAAGGAGTCGGTACTCCAGGTGGTGATGGTGAATGCAGGTTACAGTTCCTCATTTAAGTGCTGAGCGCTCTGGTGACACCTGTGAAACTGAGAAACTCTGTGTGGCTCCCCAAACTGAGCTTCAGCCACCTCAGACATTTGCTGGCGTGTGGCACCACCTGCTCTCAGCACCCCCTGGCACCAGGCACCCCGTTACTGCCGAGCTGATGTGACTGGgtccagcccctccatcccttccctcacacacactgggctgggaaagctgcttggcaggcagagaggagacTCCACACAGCTTCACTGAAAGGCTGTTTGGAACCTGCTGCACAAATCTTCTCTCTTGGCCACAAATAGACACTCTTACAGCAGGACTGAGggctcagcctcctcttcctcctcatccccaaGCAATAAGCAAGCCTTTTGGAATGGAGAAATCCTAGCACATATACCCTACCTTGTTGTAGAACTGCAGCTGAGTGCTCTCTGGGGGCTGATCAAAGCTGACTGGCGTCTCGCTGGGCTGGGACTGAGTCCCTGGGCTGGTGGGCGTTGAGGGAGGCGTGCTGAATGGAGAAACCAGGACTTTCATCCCAGGGCTTTTGGGAGAcactcctggcagcagagcagctggagcaaaaGCCAGATTGGCCTGCAATGAAAAACGCCCATTAGGGGCATGCGGGACAGCAGCATGTGCTACACACGACAGCCACACAGGGgaacccctgccctgccacatCTCTCAGCTGTCACAAGCCACAGATATCCTGGTTGTGGGTTCCTCCTGGTGACACTGTCAACAAACAAGCCTGGGCATAGAAGTTATGACTGGACATTTGtctttccctggcagctggaaCTCAGGACATGTTCTTTTGTCATCCTCAGTCCTTTTGGGATTTTCCAGTGACCCAGCCAATACACCACAGTCTGCAGTGGCTGAGCTGGCAGAAAATCTGAACAAGCAGCCAGCAATGGTTCAAGATTTAAACCCTCCCACGTGTGCCCAACTGGAGCTTGCATTTTCCAGCCTGATCTTGTAGACTGACCTGTGCAGCTGTGAGAAGACCATGGAAAGCAGCAAGGTTGTGATTAACTCTggcaaaacatttccttctggTCTCTCACTGGAAAGCTCCCCTGGGCAAATGTCCTTGGGTGCATCAGGAGGGACAGTGCTATGAATAGGCTCAGGTTGTGTCAGGGTGGCGAGGAGGCTCTGGAGTGACACgtgctgctgggacaggtggctggcaggggcagggcactCTGTCTTCAGGCCATCGAGTGCTgagctgccctcagcagcacagatcaGGCACCACAGAAGCACAAAAAGGGCAGGAAGTGCTGGGTGTGTTGTGTGTAGCTGCAGGAATCCAGATGAGGGAAGTGCAGTGCGGAGCTtccaggcacacacaggggacagccagagcctggagcaCACACCCCACTGCCAGGATTGTCACTGCTTGTGCTAGAGGCCAGCACCCCAGTGGAGTGCAGGGGACACAAGTGAGTGACACTGCtgtgaggaaggagctggaggaactCTCAGCAAGGGCTTCCCTCACTTTCTCTCAAGAGCTGCACTTAAACTGAGGCTCCTACCCCTGCTCAGGTAGTGTTGCTGCCATGCCCATGCCCAGCCACGTACTCCACAGATCCAAATGATCCTGATCCATGCCCTGACATGGTTATGGGCACACCTGAGGATCACTGGACTGCTTCTGGTGCCCATTACCACTACCAgacctgctctgccttcctccttgTGTGTGGTGGGGCTGGTTCCTCCCCAGTGAGGCCCTGTTTACCTGGCTGTcacccctgctgctctgcaagtGAAGTAGCTGTGACCAATGCCAATCAGTTTTAATTTGCTGGGGAAGCCATGTGGGCTCTGCCAGGACCTACCTGCAGCTTTTCAATCATGGGTGAACTTTTCACCTTGACCTTGGGAATGGGGCAAGCATTTGGCGACCGCTTCTGcaaaacagaatgaaacagGAGAACATCACAGTGTAGTAggtggaaaagaggaaatacaataaaggcagaaaatttgGAAGAGATAAGCAGAAACTGCTTGTAGGGAAGCAAATGAAGCTTCATATAGTGCTCCAAcacaaaagtttctttttcttcattcctgACCCCATTCTCTTTTTGCTATCTAGCCATCCGAGGGCTAGATACATGTACCTCTCCTCTGGGCAGAAAGGGCTGCTGTCTGAAGTGTGAGTTAAGTGATGTGTGATGGCTCTGCTCCTACACTGCCTTCATTAGGGTATCTAGCCAGTGGCAGTTTCTCCTGGTATTATTTCAGGACCAGGAAGACTAAAATTCTACCTCTTAAACCCTTAATGTTGGCAAATATTGTGAACTTTCTGTAACGGGAAAGACTTTCTGCCACCACTTGAGTAACCAAGCTAAAGGATATCCAATTAGTATCAGCAGGAAGGGGCTAAATGGCAGGAAAGGTAGAGCTATGAAAAGGCTGGAAGCAGTTTGAGAAAGAGAGAGCATTGCTTTGAGAAGGGGCATATtgcttttttcagaaaaggaaggaatCTAACATTATAAAACTTAATGCTCCTTTGGCATGGAGGCAGCAAGAGCCTGTAGCTCACAGATAAGAAGGACAAAGAACTACCTGCTTGTTAAGGGCAGGTGACAATGTGAAATTTGGTGGGTAGACCTCATACCCTGAAATACCAAAGGGCGGAAGTGACCAAAGGGGGCCTGAGTGTAAAATTTCACAAGTAGCTGCCAGCTTATGGGGACCTGCTCATTCAGGGGTCCTAAAGAAATATTCTGTGGGAATTGCCAACAAGCCCTCTCTTCACTCTGGATTAATTATTACCTTTTTCTGAAGATGGAAAAATCTATGAGCAGAACTATTACCCCATTATGCCCAACAAACAGCATGGGTGCTCCCTGTTCAAATCTAATAAATACCAGTGGTTCCTCAACAGTGGTAACTGGATGGATCCATTAGTGTGCCAAGggtgaaaacaaaagcagtagAACTGGGCTGTGCATCcatgctgcaggagcagggaacagcatGGAGCTGACTCTGGGTCAGTACATgtgtgagagcaggagcaggtttgctgctgCCTGATTGATGGCTTTGACTGCACAGCCTG
Proteins encoded:
- the RCSD1 gene encoding capZ-interacting protein isoform X3, which gives rise to MASHSRTTGKARLMVTRAVTRNRPAETNSEVDKSASPSVAQLAGKFKEQAANIPGKEKRSPNACPIPKVKVKSSPMIEKLQANLAFAPAALLPGVSPKSPGMKVLVSPFSTPPSTPTSPGTQSQPSETPVSFDQPPESTQLQFYNKVRTRGSIKRRPPSRRFRRSLSEYGDGEDLGVNLSSPENGAREDEVFGPNGKTEEVETGSKEQKKQAGSDEKPASRTGSSRSEDEGKGSKEQKKQAESDEKPPSRRGSSRSEDGEKGEKQAEEIAPCKNNTGNTKEEEVCHDGPGEENSPQPPSGNNEMCDSPQGKEQQSTACEQGKGDKEKEEAEAETKESSESTDTQRTSDTEETALAPEPLQDAVGLGTASEPSVSVTQDQGTA
- the RCSD1 gene encoding capZ-interacting protein isoform X4 codes for the protein MENRPAETNSEVDKSASPSVAQLAGKFKEQAANIPGKEKRSPNACPIPKVKVKSSPMIEKLQANLAFAPAALLPGVSPKSPGMKVLVSPFSTPPSTPTSPGTQSQPSETPVSFDQPPESTQLQFYNKVRTRGSIKRRPPSRRFRRSLSEYGDGEDLGVNLSSPENGAREDEVFGPNGKTEEVETGSKEQKKQAGSDEKPASRTGSSRSEDEGKGSKEQKKQAESDEKPPSRRGSSRSEDGEKGEKQAEEIAPCKNNTGNTKEEEVCHDGPGEENSPQPPSGNNEMCDSPQGKEQQSTACEQGKGDKEKEEAEAETKESSESTDTQRTSDTEETALAPEPLQDAVGLGTASEPSVSVTQDQGTA
- the RCSD1 gene encoding capZ-interacting protein isoform X2; the protein is MENRPAETNSEVDKSASPSVAQLAGKFKEQAANIPGKEVPPHKPTRRKPPCSLPLYSHKTETSDNDEQKRSPNACPIPKVKVKSSPMIEKLQANLAFAPAALLPGVSPKSPGMKVLVSPFSTPPSTPTSPGTQSQPSETPVSFDQPPESTQLQFYNKVRTRGSIKRRPPSRRFRRSLSEYGDGEDLGVNLSSPENGAREDEVFGPNGKTEEVETGSKEQKKQAGSDEKPASRTGSSRSEDEGKGSKEQKKQAESDEKPPSRRGSSRSEDGEKGEKQAEEIAPCKNNTGNTKEEEVCHDGPGEENSPQPPSGNNEMCDSPQGKEQQSTACEQGKGDKEKEEAEAETKESSESTDTQRTSDTEETALAPEPLQDAVGLGTASEPSVSVTQDQGTA
- the RCSD1 gene encoding capZ-interacting protein isoform X1, translating into MASHSRTTGKARLMVTRAVTRNRPAETNSEVDKSASPSVAQLAGKFKEQAANIPGKEVPPHKPTRRKPPCSLPLYSHKTETSDNDEQKRSPNACPIPKVKVKSSPMIEKLQANLAFAPAALLPGVSPKSPGMKVLVSPFSTPPSTPTSPGTQSQPSETPVSFDQPPESTQLQFYNKVRTRGSIKRRPPSRRFRRSLSEYGDGEDLGVNLSSPENGAREDEVFGPNGKTEEVETGSKEQKKQAGSDEKPASRTGSSRSEDEGKGSKEQKKQAESDEKPPSRRGSSRSEDGEKGEKQAEEIAPCKNNTGNTKEEEVCHDGPGEENSPQPPSGNNEMCDSPQGKEQQSTACEQGKGDKEKEEAEAETKESSESTDTQRTSDTEETALAPEPLQDAVGLGTASEPSVSVTQDQGTA